The genomic window ctgtaattttcttttgcaaaattatatgtctatatacttttatgtttgtttgcttgttagatattttaaaaggaCTTTAACATACAAACATAAGTAACACTGTATATGAGCATTAAATAAGTaaacctaaaaatgtaaattctgttattaaactgtattgttttgtatattctatatattatttatttttctttctgcaTTTCACCTTTGCTATAGTTTACTTCTAATAAACCTgacattgtataataaatattgttgacAGATTGTTTATGTTCCAGATTGTTTGTGTTCCTTCCTAgaatcttccattctaatggcCATGCACCAGAGTTGGAGTGTATCTCCTGTTGAAGAACATCTCTAGACATTATGACTACCATATGACTAGGAAGTAATACCTTAAacatacactactattcaaaagtttaagggtCAGATTTGTCAAGTCTTTTATGGCAACaactgctgcatttatttgattaaaatacagtaaaactgtaatattatgaaattaccatttttaaataactattttctattttaatatgttttaaaaagtgatctAACCTGATTTTGCAGCATCATTATGcttacaccgtgtctacactggacgcgaGTGGCACGACACgtcaaaatacagtagaacccattataatcattGATACTGTCTATACTGGATGCGGTGAGGGGCAACACAACAAATCCCATACAGTAAACTGCTACCGCATTCTATTTATGacgaattacattttacagtgtattctcatagaaaacagttattttaaattgtaataataaacattactgtttttatttatgaccaaataaatgcaggtttcttggtgaacataagagacttatttaaaaaacataaacaaaactgacCACAAATGTTAATAACACAAGGGATACAAATATAAGTCCATTTATtctaataaagtgcaaaaagctcttaaaaatattaacgtaaacagatttttttaccTTTGGTGATTTGTATTGTATACCAAGAATGCAATGCACAATGACGTAGATTGTCTATCTATGCTGGATGCAAACCAAAGTGACCGTTGAagatcatttgaactttgtgtcagtACATGGTAAATAGAATGCAGCATCAGTTTACTGTCAGGGATTTGTAGTGTTGCGCTGTGcctcatccagtgtagacagcatcactaATTATAATAGGTTCTATCGTATTGTGTCgaattttgtatgcattttgctCACTGTATTAAAACCGGTATGATGCCATTCATAACTAATagaacttttttatttcagagactgaaaatcatcaataaaacacaaggtaatgataacttattttaagaatatagTCAGACtaacaagaataaataaaaatgcatctgtGACTGCTTCTTATTTTTCAGTGGATTGATAGCTCCAACACCAATTAAGCAGACCTGAGTATCTGATCAAGGATCACCAGAAACTCTGCAGAACTTCAGTACCCAGTCCTCAATAAGTCCTCAATAAGTCCTCAATACCCAGGACTGGAAACCAGAGTTGTAAGTCATCAATCTAGCAGTCATCCTGCCTCTCTGAATTGTCATGTTTAGAACATATTGCAGGAGATCTCAACATTGTCTCTCAAGGTCCATATACATGCAGCGTTTTGCTCCAACCTAGTCCAGTGCGCCTGAgcaaactaatcaaggtcttcagtttAACTATAAATTTACCTAAACTATGGGTGTGTATCTCTCAGGCCCCTTTGATCATTAGTCagtggttaaaggagaactacacttccaaaacaaaaaattacaaataatgtactcacccccttgtcatccaagatgttcatgtctttctttcttcagtcgttatgtttttttaaggaaaacatttcaggatttttctccatataatggactgacatggtgccttgagtttgaacttccaaaatgtagtttaaatacggcttcaaacgatcacaaatgcggttgtaaacattcacagctgaggaagaagggtcttatctagcataacgatctgttattttaataaaaacagtacagtttatatactttttaatttctaaagcttgtcttgtcttgctcatcacaacctctgttttgttctggttcatgacagttagggtaagtTGAAaacctcccatctcatgttctccctcaacttcaaaatcgcccaatattgctgttttaccttttttgttaagggtgttcttgatcttctttgcatgttcactttgcaaatactgggtcggtacttctgcagcgatgtaggatgatttttggaattatttttcaagttgagggagaaaatacagttgcagtttttcgacataccctaactgtcttgagtcagaatacacagagttcagggagagcaagacaagacgagcatttgagatttaaaaagtatataaattgtatttgtttaatgaaaataaccgattggttcgctagataagacccttctgccTCGGCTGGAataatttacaaccgcatttaggatcgtttgaagctgcatttaaactgcattatggaatttaaaaatcagggcaccatatcagtccattatatgaagaaaaatactgtgatattttttcctcaaaaaacataacgactgaagaaagaaagacatgaacatattggatgacaagggggtgagtacattatctgtcaatctttgttttggaagtggacctgttttataaacattatcagtatttcaaagattatggttttgaaaaatcagtttcaaataaatactgctccTTTGAAAGTTCTAtttgaagaatactgaaaatatgttttccacaaaaaacactgtgcagcacaactgttttccacattgataatctgaaatgtttcttgagcagcaaatcatattaaaaatattttctgaagattcatgtgacactgaatactggagtaattatgatgaaaatgtagttcacatgaataaattacctttcacaatgtattcatatagaaaacatatagttatattttataatgttactgtttttacggtatgtttaatcaaatgcaggcttaatTTGTGATCAGGAAAGTGTTTTTACTTGAAAGACGTATTTAATgtgtcaataaatgttttagtactcttttgtgaattgtcttattttgaatatgaGATAAATATAATCATGAATTTACGGTTGGAATTTGGCCtgaaaaatgtgtctttttaactttcactttacaaccacatttagtcTTTTTATAGACGTCTTTTCATCTTTCACTTTTCAACCAAattttcatgttgtttagaCGTCTGGCATTGTCGTCTTTTTGACGTCTTTTCGATGAGTTTTTGCTGGGTGGGGACCGGCCGCTTCCTGAGAGACATCCACTTGAGCTCTGGCGAGGTCATGGAAGGCTGAAGAGGCCTTGCCAAAGAAGCAGAGAaaagaaggaaaggaaaggGCGTGTGCTCTGATTTAACTCATCTGTCTTGTGCAGTTCTGATGAATGGAAGAGTCTGTATACAAACATACCGCAAACAGATGGGCTGTGATAGACAGTCTGTTTGGGTTTTACCGTGCATGtaacactaacaaaaaaaaaaagagagacataCTCCCACGCAACTCTTATGCACATATTAATGTGCCTGGAGGGAGAAAACGAATGTTTAACAATTTGGAATctatttcagttcagttttacaTGTGATGTGCAATTATATGTGATTTCTATGTGTTTTGTGTACATGCATAGGCCCGTATGAACCCGATCTGTAGATCGGTTGTCACTGTGCGTCAGGCAGTAATCCCCAGCAGGTCTTACCATCAacatatacatgtgtatatatatggatatgtgtgtgtgtgtaaacagtaGATAATTAAGGACAACATCTTTGGCTGGTTTGAAACTGTCagatttaataatacaaaaatatttgctGCTGTATATATGGCTTTGTTTACATACAATCACAAAAAAGATTACAAACATTAATACTGTGCTCATAATAcagtgaaatgtaaaaaaaaaaaaatattatattgattCTACAGGCAAGAGACACAACATAAAACTTTAAGTGCTATTAGGCtacttttaatagttttttgtcaatatataattttatgtactgtttgttttttatatatatatttattaaaacaatatggaAAAAAGACTACAGAAACAGTAGCTGTATACCATACGTATATACCATATTTGTCTTAAAATAATTCTATAGCATGAACATAATCCAAAACATGCCTTACATTCAGTATATTTCCACCAGAGGATGGatctgttttgtgtttgttgcaGAAGAACACATTAGAAGCTGCTTTGTACTTGCCTCTCCTTACTGCCACCTGGACCACTGCTGCCGTCATCTGAACGAAAGCTGGTGATCAGACACACACAACaaagtgtattatttattttgttagatttattttgtgtcctttttattttagttcaagttCACTAATAAATGATGGAGACTCTAAGCAACATTGGAATGACTGTCTAGACACAATAATGTTCTCAGGTAGATTTAAAACTGCTGATTTATAACTTACCCAATGTCATTTCTGGATTGGAGATCTGCTATGCGTTTCCTGGGAAAGATTTGAgtcttttaaaatcaaataataataaaagataccAGAATGTCACAATGTATCTCAAATTATTACATGTAAgtgcaatattttaaaagaaatgattaATTTTGCATCACAATAATTAATTGTCATTCTTAACAATTACATTGTAGACCATTTTCAGATATGTGTTCTCTAATATTAGTCAATGATATTTATCTTAAAGTTAGTTCCAGACTTACACACATCTGATAAAAATGAAGCAACACAATAATCCAACCAAAAGAGAAGCTCCAAGACCAGAGATAATTGGTATGTAAATGTGGCTGAGATTTGCttgttctgttaaaaaaaaaccaataaAACAGTTAATTACTTAAATGACCACCATCACTTAATATACACCGaacagtttttattgttataccCTTCACAAAGATAGGGCAAGTCGCTGTCATTTCACCCTGGACATTCCCATGGTACTTGACTGTGCATGTGACAGAGGTGTGATCATCCTCTTTTGTTGGGGTGAAGGTCAGGAGAGACTCTGCTTCCCAGTTTCCATGACCAATGTTCTTGTAGCCCATGATGGTGTTTCCAGAATGGCTCCAGGTGAGAGTGGGCTGGTGGGATGGACAGGTGTGCTTGACAGAGCATTTGAAGACTGCAGGTTCACCCTCTTGCAGAGACTGCTCAGCCTGCAGCTCTGGTTTTGATGCTTGTtctgtaaatacattttgaatgac from Labeo rohita strain BAU-BD-2019 unplaced genomic scaffold, IGBB_LRoh.1.0 scaffold_171, whole genome shotgun sequence includes these protein-coding regions:
- the LOC127158806 gene encoding sialic acid-binding Ig-like lectin 14 — protein: MDYETNLICAGVFADVWKLHVESEMKALVSSCVVLPCSFKYPAQQQPSDRIRAMWHMKSNWDFIFHKDPTMLKDSFRGRTKLLGSLGDSNCTLEIDEVRNHDNGPYCFRVELETSKKDKYSFVNNCVSVKMIEQASKPELQAEQSLQEGEPAVFKCSVKHTCPSHQPTLTWSHSGNTIMGYKNIGHGNWEAESLLTFTPTKEDDHTSVTCTVKYHGNVQGEMTATCPIFVKEQANLSHIYIPIISGLGASLLVGLLCCFIFIRCV